A DNA window from Myxocyprinus asiaticus isolate MX2 ecotype Aquarium Trade chromosome 15, UBuf_Myxa_2, whole genome shotgun sequence contains the following coding sequences:
- the si:dkey-250k15.4 gene encoding uncharacterized protein si:dkey-250k15.4: MMSHQTSKSLPDEHNVPKASHDHAPSKDKYSCHTASAAPFCHELCHSSKMTKANCNSTQRVKRLKTRKERNQIRGQERNGSHTCPQHSRKEGSEKAQIHYCLHRHSFTSCARKVKAFAKPFSPQKPSIITEGRLTSIRGLFSHEIKSIDIERLVSEQIKRDKKSKEQRKQSMTHSTSPLPPQLPSVPDSGQDCTLDDAQEPLQQPGNNTLPVLQVRTKKSSRKGLTRKHPNVFQTNRVAVPMGSPREDGKHDRNDSARREDTNSKTRPYISSSPRATELMVLSSSENEAAHQLSPSPAEANKNYSDIPQMDSMKSQDEGNNESRNSTSDNRSGFINIQRLEKTSTMARFPNIAVPQIINNPTLSFMTSRSEMDSGTVAKADNVKQGEQMSVSVRKAMKRLAARLCQAVELPVPNRRCPLLEECREVLLQTLQKRHGFQLENNLHRLQSLLNVKETHTQFSSGQRHEDHPDIHLNHLMESDKRECRRNKEIWTEEDVKQDLDKGASIKKRRIQDWKTFSLPVSQNEPLQSHTDMSLQFDQCSAAGLSENRFSAQHHPSTQLFCQDKAFTQHAASITSALTWVDHPFEPCSQQLLGEPMRRGEICHQWKEETDPNLNSYSEYQSRKQIPQEASLGESRLFWSHQLQIQEVRERFAPFSVSADLPSEGFKYKPFYCFPHPSNSQHRFDWLDVTLCPRDTLDRALYPPHYL, encoded by the exons ATGATGAGCCACCAGACAAGCAAAAGCTTACCAGATGAACATAACGTGCCGAAGGCGTCCCATGATCATGCACCGAGCAAAGATAAGTACTCTTGTCATACAGCCAGTGCTGCCCCCTTCTGCCATGAATTGTGCCATAGCAGCAAGATGACAAAGGCTAACTGCAACTCGACACAAAGGGTGAAACGTCTCAAAACCAGGAAGGAGAGGAATCAGATTCGAGGTCAGGAGAGAAACGGGTCTCACACATGTCCTCAGCACAGCAGAAAAGAAGGCAGCGAGAAAGCACAGATTCATTACTGTCTCCATAGACATTCATTCACATCGTGTGCTAGAAAAGTGAAGGCATTTGCTAAGCCTTTTTCTCCCCAGAAGCCAAGCATCATAACTGAAGGACGCTTAACCTCCATCCGAGGCCTTTTCAGCCATGAGATAAAATCTATAGATATTGAGAGGCTGGTAAGTGAGCAAATAAAGAGAGACAAAAAGAGTAAAGAACAGAGAAAACAGTCTATGACGCATAGTACATCTCCGTTACCTCCTCAGCTGCCCTCAGTACCTGATTCAGGCCAAGACTGCACTCTTGATGATGCACAGGAGCCACTACAGCAACCAGGAAACAATACACTGCCAGTGCTGCAAGTGAGGACAAAGAAAAGTTCAAGAAAAGGGCTTACAAGAAAGCACCCAAATGTTTTTCAGACTAATAGAGTTGCAGTTCCTATGGGTTCACCTAGAGAGGATGGTAAGCATGATAGAAATGACAGTGCCAGGAGGGAAGATACAAATAGCAAAACGAGGCCATATATTTCAAGTAGCCCAAGAGCAACTGAACTCATGGTGTTGTCATCCTCAGAAAATGAAGCGGCTCACCAGTTAAGCCCTTCTCCAGCTGAAGCCAACAAGAATTACTCTGATATTCCACAAATGGACTCTATGAAATCACAGGATGAAGGAAACAATGAAAGCAGAAATTCCACCTCTGACAATAGAAGTGGTTTTATTAATATCCAAAGATTAGAGAAAACATCTACAATGGCAAGATTCCCTAACATTGCAGTTCCGCAAATCATCAACAATCCGACTTTAAGCTTCATGACCTCTCGTTCTGAAATGGACTCTGGGACTGTTGCAAAAGCAGATAATGTTAAGCAGGGGGAGCAAATGTCAGTGTCTGTTAGGAAAGCTATGAAAAGGCTGGCTGCCCGTTTGTGCCAAGCAGTAGAGCTTCCAGTGCCAAACCGTCGGTGCCCCCTGCTGGAAGAGTGTAGAGAGGTGCTACTGCAAACCTTACAAAAAAGACATGGCTTCCAATTAGAGAACAATCTACACAGGCTGCAATCATTGTTGAATGTAAAGGAAACACACACTCAGTTCAGCTCTGGACAGAGACATGAAGACCACCCAGACATACATTTGAACCATTTAATGGAAAGTGATAAACGTGAATGCAGAAGAAATAAGGAGATATGGACAG AAGAAGATGTTAAACAGGACTTGGACAAGGGAGCCTCCATCAAGAAGCGTAGGATACAAGACTGGAAGACTTTTTCCCTTCCTGTCTCCCAAAATGAACCACTACAATCCCACACAGACATG TCTTTACAGTTTGACCAGTGTAGTGCAGCTGGGTTGTCTGAGAACCGCTTCAGTGCTCAGCATCATCCCAGCACACAGCTCTTTTGCCAAGACAAGGCCTTTACCCAGCATGCTGCTTCCATAACCAGTGCCCTGACCTGGGTTGATCATCCTTTTGAACCCTGTTCCCAGCAGCTATTAGGGGAACCAATGAGAAGAGGTGAGATATGTCACCAGTGGAAAGAAGAAACAGATCCTAATTTAAATTCATATAGTGAATACCAGAGCAGGAAACAAATACCACAAGAGGCATCTTTGGGGGAATCCAGGTTATTTTGGTCCCATCAACTGCAAATTCAGGAAGTAAGAGAAAGATTTGCTCCATTCTCAGTCTCTGCAGACTTGCCCTCAGAGGGCTTTAAATACAAGCCCTTTTATTGCTTTCCACATCCATCTAACTCCCAACACAGGTTTGATTGGCTTGATGTGACTCTCTGTCCCAGAGACACACTAGATAGGGCATTGTATCCTCCACATTACCTCTAG